In one Pseudomonas sp. SCA2728.1_7 genomic region, the following are encoded:
- the parE gene encoding DNA topoisomerase IV subunit B, whose protein sequence is MATPSASSYNADAIEVLSGLDPVRKRPGMYTDTSRPNHLAQEVIDNSVDEALAGHAKSVQVILHADHSLEVSDDGRGMPVDIHPEEGVSGVELILTKLHAGGKFSNKNYQFSGGLHGVGISVVNALSTEVRVRVKRDGSEYQMTFADGYKATELEIVGTVGKRNTGTSVYFAPDPKYFDSPKFSISRLKHVLKAKAVLCPGLLVSFEDKGTGEKVEWHYEDGLRSYLVDAVSEFERLPNEPFCGAFAGNKEAVDWALLWLPEGGDAVQESYVNLIPTAQGGTHVNGLRQGLLDAMREFCEFRSLLPRGVKLAPEDVWERIAFVLSMKMQEPQFSGQTKERLSSREAAAFVSGVVKDAFSLWLNANPETGLALAELAINNAGRRLKASKKVERKRVTQGPALPGKLADCAGQDPMRSELFLVEGDSAGGSAKQARDKEFQAILPLRGKILNTWEVDGSEVLASQEVHNIAVAIGVDPGAADMSQLRYGKICILADADSDGLHIATLLCALFVQHFRPLVDAGHVYVAMPPLYRIDLGKEIYYALDEAERDGILDRLVAEKKRGKPQVTRFKGLGEMNPPQLRETTMDPNTRRLVQLTLGEDFAETSEMMDMLLAKKRAGDRKTWLESKGNLAEVLA, encoded by the coding sequence ATGGCCACTCCCAGCGCTAGCTCTTATAACGCCGACGCCATCGAAGTCCTCTCGGGCCTCGACCCGGTGCGCAAACGCCCCGGCATGTACACCGACACCAGTCGGCCGAACCACCTCGCCCAGGAAGTCATCGACAACAGCGTCGACGAAGCCCTGGCCGGCCACGCCAAATCGGTGCAGGTCATCCTGCACGCCGACCACTCGCTGGAAGTCAGCGATGACGGCCGTGGCATGCCGGTCGACATCCACCCGGAAGAGGGTGTGTCGGGCGTTGAGCTGATCCTCACCAAGCTCCACGCGGGCGGCAAGTTTTCCAACAAGAATTACCAGTTCTCCGGCGGTCTGCACGGCGTGGGTATTTCTGTGGTCAACGCCTTGTCGACCGAAGTCCGTGTGCGCGTAAAGCGTGACGGCAGCGAATACCAGATGACGTTCGCCGATGGCTACAAAGCCACCGAGCTGGAAATCGTTGGCACCGTCGGCAAGCGCAACACCGGCACCAGCGTGTACTTCGCGCCGGATCCGAAATACTTCGACTCACCAAAATTCTCCATCAGCCGCCTCAAGCACGTGCTCAAGGCCAAGGCCGTTTTGTGCCCGGGCCTGCTGGTCAGCTTTGAAGACAAAGGCACTGGCGAGAAAGTCGAGTGGCATTACGAAGACGGCCTGCGCTCCTATCTGGTCGATGCCGTCAGCGAATTCGAACGCCTGCCGAACGAGCCGTTCTGCGGCGCTTTCGCCGGTAACAAAGAAGCGGTCGACTGGGCGCTGCTGTGGCTGCCGGAAGGTGGCGACGCGGTGCAGGAAAGCTACGTCAACCTGATCCCGACGGCGCAGGGTGGTACCCACGTCAACGGTTTGCGTCAGGGCCTGCTCGATGCGATGCGCGAGTTCTGCGAATTCCGCAGCCTGCTGCCGCGCGGCGTGAAGCTGGCGCCGGAAGACGTCTGGGAGCGCATCGCGTTCGTCCTGTCGATGAAAATGCAGGAGCCGCAATTCTCCGGCCAGACCAAAGAGCGTCTGTCATCCCGTGAAGCGGCGGCGTTTGTCTCCGGTGTGGTCAAGGACGCCTTCAGCCTGTGGCTCAACGCCAACCCGGAAACCGGTCTGGCGCTGGCTGAACTGGCGATCAACAACGCCGGTCGTCGCCTCAAGGCCAGCAAAAAGGTCGAGCGCAAACGCGTCACTCAGGGCCCTGCATTGCCGGGCAAACTGGCGGACTGCGCCGGGCAGGATCCGATGCGTTCCGAGCTGTTCCTCGTCGAAGGTGATTCCGCTGGCGGTTCCGCCAAGCAAGCGCGGGACAAGGAATTCCAGGCGATCCTGCCGTTGCGCGGCAAGATCCTCAACACCTGGGAAGTCGACGGCAGCGAAGTGCTGGCCAGCCAGGAAGTGCACAACATCGCCGTGGCCATCGGTGTCGATCCGGGCGCGGCGGACATGAGTCAGCTGCGTTACGGCAAGATCTGCATCCTCGCCGACGCCGACTCCGACGGACTGCACATCGCAACCTTGCTGTGCGCGTTGTTCGTCCAGCATTTCCGCCCGCTAGTGGATGCCGGTCACGTCTATGTGGCGATGCCGCCGCTGTACCGCATCGACCTCGGCAAAGAGATCTACTACGCCCTCGACGAAGCCGAGCGTGACGGCATTCTCGATCGTCTGGTCGCCGAGAAGAAACGCGGCAAACCACAGGTCACCCGATTCAAAGGTCTGGGTGAAATGAACCCGCCACAGCTGCGTGAAACCACCATGGACCCGAATACTCGGCGTCTGGTGCAACTGACGCTGGGTGAAGACTTCGCCGAAACCTCGGAAATGATGGACATGCTGCTGGCGAAGAAACGCGCCGGTGACCGCAAGACCTGGCTCGAATCCAAAGGTAACCTCGCCGAGGTGCTGGCCTGA
- a CDS encoding YqiA/YcfP family alpha/beta fold hydrolase, whose amino-acid sequence MSGSILYIHGFNSAPASKKACQLVTVMEQLGLSDKLRVPALHHHPREAIGQLEQAIAELGSPLLVGSSLGGYYATHLAERHGLKALLVNPAVSPHRMFDGYLGTQKNLYTDETWELTHDHVTALAELEVPAPQDAQRYQVWLQTGDETLDYRLAQQYYRACALRIQAGGDHSFQGFAGQLPALLSFAGIGADVYQAIDFTAL is encoded by the coding sequence ATGTCCGGTTCGATCCTCTATATCCACGGTTTCAACAGCGCCCCAGCCTCGAAAAAGGCCTGTCAGCTGGTAACGGTGATGGAGCAACTGGGTTTGAGCGACAAACTGCGTGTTCCGGCCCTGCATCACCACCCGCGCGAAGCCATCGGTCAGTTGGAACAAGCGATTGCCGAACTGGGCAGCCCGCTGCTGGTGGGAAGCTCACTCGGCGGCTACTATGCGACTCACCTGGCCGAGCGCCATGGCCTGAAAGCCCTGCTGGTCAACCCGGCGGTCAGCCCGCACCGGATGTTCGACGGCTATCTGGGCACGCAGAAAAACCTGTATACCGATGAAACCTGGGAATTGACCCACGACCACGTCACCGCTCTGGCTGAACTGGAAGTGCCGGCGCCTCAGGATGCCCAGCGCTATCAGGTCTGGTTGCAGACCGGCGATGAAACACTGGATTATCGCCTCGCCCAGCAGTATTACCGGGCCTGTGCCTTGCGCATTCAGGCTGGCGGCGATCACAGTTTCCAGGGGTTTGCCGGGCAATTGCCGGCGTTGCTGAGTTTTGCCGGCATTGGCGCCGATGTGTATCAGGCAATCGATTTCACCGCACTGTGA
- the cpdA gene encoding 3',5'-cyclic-AMP phosphodiesterase has protein sequence MPSVSTLTTADPALLVQLSDSHLFAEADGTLLGMNTRDSLQKVIELVLGQQPQIDLILATGDISQDGTLESYQQFRQLSAQIAAPARWIPGNHDEPQIMAVAAVQSALLEPIVDIGNWRVTMLDSAVPGSVPGYLQDDQLQLLARSLSEAPERHHLVCFHHHPVSIGCAWMEPIGLRNPEAFFEVLDRFPQARAVLWGHVHQEVDRERNGVRLMASPSTCIQFEPGSEDFKVGEQAPGYRWLRLLPDGRLETGVERVTGFAFTVDYGSEGY, from the coding sequence TTGCCGAGCGTATCCACGTTGACCACCGCCGATCCGGCGTTGCTGGTGCAGTTGTCCGACAGCCATTTATTCGCTGAAGCGGACGGCACGCTGCTGGGCATGAACACCCGCGACAGCCTGCAAAAGGTCATTGAGTTGGTGCTGGGGCAGCAGCCGCAGATCGATCTGATTCTGGCCACCGGCGATATCTCCCAGGACGGCACGCTGGAGTCGTATCAGCAATTTCGCCAGCTGAGCGCGCAGATCGCTGCCCCGGCGCGGTGGATTCCCGGTAATCACGACGAACCACAGATCATGGCGGTCGCCGCCGTTCAAAGCGCATTGCTGGAACCGATTGTGGATATCGGCAACTGGCGGGTGACGATGCTTGATTCGGCTGTGCCGGGTTCGGTGCCGGGGTATTTGCAGGACGATCAACTGCAACTGCTGGCCCGCTCGCTGAGCGAAGCGCCGGAGCGTCATCATCTGGTGTGCTTCCACCATCATCCGGTGTCGATTGGTTGCGCATGGATGGAGCCGATTGGCTTGCGCAATCCTGAAGCATTTTTCGAGGTGCTGGATCGTTTTCCACAGGCCCGCGCGGTGTTGTGGGGGCATGTGCATCAGGAGGTTGATCGCGAGCGCAATGGCGTGCGCTTGATGGCTTCCCCTTCGACGTGCATTCAGTTCGAGCCGGGGAGTGAGGATTTCAAGGTCGGGGAGCAGGCGCCGGGGTATCGCTGGTTGCGGTTGTTGCCGGATGGGCGGTTGGAGACTGGCGTGGAGCGCGTGACTGGTTTTGCTTTTACCGTTGATTACGGTTCCGAAGGTTACTGA
- a CDS encoding DUF1249 domain-containing protein — protein sequence MVVNKLRDRYRVDLVGLQAACEANYARLMRLLPDMRNEPEARRIAVTQGEQMLGVLALEVLQTCPYTTTLQVRQEHSLPWLPVPQLEVQVYHDARMAEVVSAEHARRFRGIYPYPNAAMHQPDEKAQLNLFLGEWLSHCLALGHEYEVVR from the coding sequence ATGGTCGTAAACAAGTTGCGCGATCGCTATCGAGTCGACCTCGTGGGGCTGCAAGCCGCCTGCGAGGCCAACTACGCGCGCCTGATGCGACTGCTGCCGGACATGCGCAACGAGCCTGAGGCGCGGCGCATCGCCGTGACCCAAGGCGAGCAGATGCTCGGCGTGCTGGCCCTCGAAGTGCTGCAAACCTGCCCATACACCACAACGTTGCAAGTGCGCCAGGAACACAGCCTGCCGTGGTTGCCGGTGCCGCAACTGGAAGTGCAGGTCTATCACGACGCGCGCATGGCCGAAGTGGTCAGCGCCGAACATGCACGACGCTTTCGTGGCATCTATCCTTATCCGAATGCGGCGATGCATCAGCCGGATGAAAAGGCTCAGCTCAATCTGTTTCTGGGGGAATGGCTGAGTCATTGCCTGGCGTTGGGGCACGAGTACGAAGTCGTACGCTAG
- a CDS encoding NUDIX domain-containing protein has product MTDFANAIPTAVDIVRREKCYEGFYKLDRVHLRHELFAGGMSREINREIFVRHDAVCMLPYDPQRDEVVLIEQFRIGAMGKTDNPWLVELVAGLIDKDEQPEEVAHREAQEEAGLDIKALWPMTKYFPSPGGSNEFVHLYLGRCSTDGVGGLHGLEEEAEDIRVTVWAFEDALQAVRDGRIANAASIIALQWLALNRAEVRGLWS; this is encoded by the coding sequence ATGACTGATTTTGCCAACGCCATTCCGACCGCTGTCGATATCGTGCGGCGCGAAAAATGCTACGAGGGCTTTTACAAGCTCGACCGTGTTCACCTGCGCCATGAATTGTTCGCCGGTGGCATGAGCCGCGAAATCAACCGTGAAATCTTTGTCCGTCACGATGCCGTGTGCATGCTGCCGTACGATCCGCAGCGCGATGAAGTGGTGCTGATCGAGCAGTTCCGCATCGGCGCCATGGGCAAGACCGACAATCCATGGCTGGTCGAGCTGGTCGCTGGTCTGATCGATAAGGATGAACAGCCGGAAGAAGTTGCTCACCGCGAAGCGCAGGAGGAAGCTGGGCTGGACATCAAGGCCCTGTGGCCGATGACCAAATATTTCCCGTCGCCGGGTGGCAGCAACGAGTTCGTGCATTTGTACTTGGGGCGTTGCAGCACTGACGGCGTTGGCGGCCTGCATGGCCTGGAAGAAGAGGCAGAAGATATCCGCGTCACGGTCTGGGCCTTTGAAGATGCCTTGCAGGCCGTCCGTGACGGACGCATTGCCAACGCGGCGAGCATCATCGCTTTGCAATGGCTGGCGCTGAACCGCGCCGAAGTGAGGGGGTTATGGTCGTAA
- a CDS encoding RsiV family protein — translation MSLFKIASVAAIALTLGACASLFQPNYRTPLETTRDASEQLKPGCSNPDCPLVNIDTLRFPAEPALDGIIEKRLLQMTRTEKNAPVAPTLAAYRDQFLASAGPRNSSYLQAKVREQHDGLVIIELSSYLDTGGAHGTPGRGFINYSRQQHKVLNLSDMLMPGQEEAFWKAAQVAHNSWLISTKLDQEPEFVANWPFVKTPNVALTYGGVILKYDVTTIAPYALGHVELKIPYPRLNSILKPELFPGRN, via the coding sequence ATGTCGCTTTTCAAAATTGCCTCCGTGGCCGCCATTGCCCTGACCCTGGGCGCGTGCGCCAGCCTGTTCCAACCCAATTACCGCACGCCGCTGGAAACCACCCGCGATGCGTCGGAACAACTGAAACCGGGCTGTTCCAACCCGGATTGCCCGCTGGTGAACATCGACACCCTGCGCTTCCCGGCCGAACCTGCGCTGGACGGCATCATCGAAAAACGTCTGCTGCAAATGACCCGCACCGAGAAAAACGCCCCGGTAGCGCCGACCCTGGCGGCCTACCGCGATCAGTTTTTGGCCAGCGCCGGCCCACGCAACAGCAGCTACCTGCAAGCGAAAGTACGTGAGCAGCATGACGGCTTGGTGATCATCGAGTTGTCGAGCTACCTCGACACCGGCGGCGCGCATGGCACCCCGGGTCGCGGCTTCATCAACTATTCGCGCCAGCAGCACAAAGTGCTGAACCTGTCCGACATGCTGATGCCGGGTCAGGAAGAGGCGTTCTGGAAGGCAGCGCAAGTCGCGCACAACAGCTGGTTGATCAGCACCAAGCTCGATCAGGAGCCGGAGTTCGTGGCGAACTGGCCGTTCGTGAAAACCCCGAACGTGGCGCTGACCTACGGCGGCGTGATCCTCAAGTACGACGTGACCACCATTGCGCCTTACGCGCTGGGCCACGTCGAACTGAAGATTCCTTATCCGCGTCTGAACAGCATTCTCAAGCCCGAGCTGTTTCCCGGCCGTAACTGA
- the cytX gene encoding putative hydroxymethylpyrimidine transporter CytX: MSIQPSTYSPDLAVPADKRVFGGRDLFSLWFSLGIGLMVLQTGALLAPGLGLSGSLLAIFLGTLVGVLLLAAVGVIGSDTGLSSMAALKLSLGRKGASLPALLNLLQLIGWGSFEIIVMRDAASLLGTRAFSEGSLWSNPMLWTLFFGALATLLAVSGPLTFVRQILRKWGIWLLLAACLWLTWNLFAKADLADLWSRAGDGSLPFAVGFDIAIAMPLSWLPLIADYSRFGKRAKNVFGGTAVGFFIGNFWLMSLGVAYTLAFAPSGEVNALLLALAGAGLGIPLLLILLDESENAFADIHSAAVSSGILLRLKVEHLALAIGVICTLIALLAPLAQYQNFLLLIGSVFAPLFGVVLVDHFILRKRSAQVASAALRWPALLAWLGGVSTYHLLANLYPDVGATLPALVLAGLLQLVLGRAFSYGRETARA, encoded by the coding sequence TTGAGCATTCAACCCAGCACTTATTCTCCCGACCTCGCCGTGCCCGCCGACAAGCGTGTATTTGGCGGTCGCGATCTGTTTTCCCTGTGGTTCTCCCTCGGTATCGGCCTGATGGTTCTGCAGACCGGTGCATTGCTCGCGCCAGGTCTGGGCCTGTCCGGTTCGCTGCTGGCGATTTTCCTTGGCACGCTGGTCGGCGTGCTGTTGCTGGCCGCCGTCGGCGTGATCGGCAGTGACACTGGCCTGTCGTCGATGGCCGCGCTGAAACTCAGCCTTGGCCGCAAAGGCGCGAGCCTGCCGGCGCTGCTCAATCTGCTGCAACTGATCGGTTGGGGCTCGTTTGAAATCATCGTCATGCGCGACGCCGCGAGCCTGCTCGGCACCCGTGCGTTCAGCGAAGGTTCGCTGTGGTCGAACCCGATGTTGTGGACGCTGTTTTTCGGTGCTCTGGCAACCTTGCTCGCGGTCAGCGGGCCGCTGACTTTCGTCCGGCAGATCCTGCGCAAGTGGGGCATCTGGCTGCTGTTGGCGGCGTGCCTGTGGCTGACCTGGAACCTGTTTGCCAAAGCCGATCTGGCCGATCTCTGGTCGCGTGCCGGTGACGGTTCGCTGCCGTTCGCCGTGGGCTTCGACATCGCCATTGCGATGCCGCTGTCATGGCTGCCGCTGATCGCCGACTACTCGCGTTTCGGCAAGCGGGCGAAGAATGTTTTCGGCGGTACTGCCGTTGGTTTCTTCATCGGCAACTTCTGGCTGATGAGCCTCGGCGTCGCCTACACCCTGGCCTTCGCGCCGAGCGGTGAAGTCAACGCGCTGCTGCTGGCTCTGGCCGGTGCCGGTCTGGGCATTCCGCTGTTGCTGATTCTGTTGGATGAGTCGGAAAACGCCTTCGCCGATATTCACTCGGCGGCGGTTTCCAGCGGGATTCTGTTGCGCCTGAAAGTCGAGCATCTGGCCTTGGCCATCGGCGTGATCTGCACGCTGATCGCACTGCTGGCGCCGTTGGCGCAGTACCAGAATTTCCTGCTGCTGATCGGCTCGGTGTTTGCGCCGCTGTTCGGCGTGGTGCTGGTGGATCACTTCATCCTGCGCAAACGCAGTGCTCAGGTCGCGTCGGCCGCATTGCGCTGGCCGGCGTTGTTGGCGTGGCTGGGGGGCGTGAGCACCTACCATTTGCTGGCGAATCTGTATCCGGATGTCGGCGCAACCCTGCCGGCGCTGGTGCTGGCAGGGCTGTTGCAGCTAGTGCTGGGCCGGGCCTTCAGTTACGGCCGGGAAACAGCTCGGGCTTGA
- the thiC gene encoding phosphomethylpyrimidine synthase ThiC: MNTKSKNAINLSDSAKVDEQSVKPFTRSQKVYVQGSRPDILVPMREITLDVTPTDFGGEINAPVTVYDTSGPYTDPNVVIDVRKGLADVRSAWIDDRGDTERLAGLSSNFGRERLADPELTKLRFAHVNNPRRAKAGGNVTQMHYARQGIITPEMEFVAIRENMKLEVARAAGLLDQQHPGHSFGASVPKIITPEFVREEIARGRAIIPANINHTELEPMIIGRNFLVKINGNIGNSALGSSIEEEVAKLTWGIRWGADNIMDLSTGKHIHETREWIIRNSPVPIGTVPIYQALEKVGGAAEDLTWELFRDTLIEQAEQGVDYFTIHAGVLLRYVPLTAKRVTGIVSRGGSIMAKWCLAHHKENFAYTHFEEICEIMKAYDVSFSLGDGLRPGSIADANDAAQFGELETLGELTKIAWKHDVQTMIEGPGHVPMQLIKENMDKQLECCDEAPFYTLGPLTTDIAPGYDHITSGIGAAMIGWFGCAMLCYVTPKEHLGLPNKDDVKTGIITYKIAAHAADLAKGHPGAQIRDNALSKARFEFRWEDQFNLGLDPDTARSYHDETLPKDSAKVAHFCSMCGPKFCSMKITQEVREYAANQRIDAVDVDVAQGLAEQAERFKKEGSQLYKKV; the protein is encoded by the coding sequence ATGAATACAAAATCAAAAAACGCGATCAACCTGAGTGACTCGGCCAAGGTCGACGAGCAATCGGTCAAGCCGTTCACCCGTTCGCAAAAAGTCTACGTTCAGGGCTCGCGCCCGGACATCCTCGTGCCGATGCGCGAAATCACCCTTGACGTGACCCCGACCGACTTCGGCGGCGAAATCAACGCGCCCGTCACCGTCTACGACACCTCGGGCCCGTACACCGATCCGAACGTGGTGATCGACGTACGCAAAGGCCTGGCCGATGTGCGTTCGGCGTGGATCGACGACCGTGGCGACACCGAGCGTCTGGCCGGCCTTAGTTCCAACTTCGGTCGCGAACGCCTCGCCGATCCGGAATTGACCAAACTGCGCTTTGCCCACGTCAACAATCCGCGCCGCGCCAAGGCCGGTGGCAATGTCACGCAGATGCACTACGCGCGTCAGGGCATCATCACGCCCGAGATGGAATTCGTCGCCATCCGCGAAAACATGAAACTTGAAGTGGCCCGCGCCGCCGGTCTGCTGGATCAGCAACACCCGGGCCACAGCTTCGGCGCCAGTGTGCCGAAAATCATCACCCCTGAATTTGTCCGTGAAGAGATCGCCCGTGGCCGCGCGATCATTCCGGCCAACATCAACCACACCGAACTTGAACCGATGATCATCGGCCGTAACTTCCTGGTGAAGATCAACGGCAACATCGGCAACAGTGCCTTGGGTTCGTCCATCGAAGAAGAAGTGGCGAAACTGACCTGGGGTATTCGCTGGGGCGCGGACAACATCATGGACTTGTCCACCGGCAAGCACATTCACGAAACCCGCGAGTGGATCATCCGCAACTCGCCGGTGCCGATCGGCACGGTGCCGATCTATCAGGCGCTGGAAAAAGTCGGCGGCGCGGCCGAAGACCTGACCTGGGAGCTGTTCCGCGACACGCTGATCGAGCAGGCCGAGCAGGGCGTCGACTACTTCACCATTCACGCCGGCGTATTGCTGCGCTACGTGCCGCTGACCGCCAAGCGCGTGACCGGTATTGTTTCCCGTGGCGGTTCGATCATGGCCAAGTGGTGCCTGGCGCATCACAAGGAAAACTTCGCCTACACGCATTTCGAAGAGATCTGCGAAATCATGAAAGCCTATGACGTCAGCTTCTCGCTGGGCGATGGCTTGCGTCCGGGGTCGATTGCCGACGCCAACGATGCCGCGCAATTCGGCGAACTGGAAACCTTGGGCGAACTGACCAAGATCGCCTGGAAGCACGACGTGCAAACCATGATCGAAGGCCCGGGCCACGTGCCGATGCAGTTGATCAAAGAGAACATGGACAAGCAGCTGGAGTGCTGCGACGAGGCGCCGTTTTACACCCTCGGCCCGCTGACCACCGACATCGCCCCGGGCTACGATCACATCACCTCGGGTATCGGTGCGGCGATGATCGGCTGGTTCGGTTGCGCGATGCTTTGCTACGTGACGCCGAAGGAACACTTGGGCCTGCCGAACAAGGATGACGTGAAGACCGGGATCATCACCTACAAGATTGCTGCCCACGCAGCGGACTTGGCGAAAGGGCATCCGGGCGCACAGATTCGCGACAACGCCTTGAGCAAGGCGCGTTTCGAATTCCGTTGGGAAGACCAGTTCAACCTCGGCCTGGACCCGGACACCGCGCGTTCGTATCACGATGAAACCCTGCCGAAGGATTCGGCCAAGGTCGCGCATTTCTGTTCGATGTGCGGGCCGAAATTCTGCTCGATGAAGATCACCCAGGAAGTCCGCGAATACGCGGCCAACCAGCGGATCGACGCGGTCGACGTGGACGTCGCCCAAGGCCTGGCGGAACAGGCCGAGCGGTTCAAGAAGGAAGGTAGTCAGCTGTACAAAAAGGTTTGA
- a CDS encoding TolC family outer membrane protein has translation MLRKLSLAVAVSCASNAMAWAAEAPLSTKTDLVSVYQEAVDNNADLAAARAQYGAQKEVVPQARAGLLPNLSGGAEVANVRTSIDQPSATANRSAHSYQATLAQPLFRADRWFQYQAAKDVNEQAALQLSATEQNLILQSAESYFNVLRSQDNLASTKAEEAAFKRQLDQSNERFDVGLSDKTDVLQSQASYDTARANRIVAQRQVDDAFEALITLTNRQYNSIQGIVHTLPILPPAPNDAKSWVDTAARQNLNLLASNYAVSSAEQTLKQRKAGHLPTLDAVAKYEKGDNDALGFSNPNAFGVPYRDNVEQSTVGLQLNIPIYSGGLTSSQVRQSYEQLNQSEQQRESLRRQIVENTRNLHRAVNTDVEQVQARRQSIISNQSAVEATEIGYQVGTRNIVDVLDAQRQLYTSVRNYNNTRYDYILDNLRLKQAAGTLNPGDLEDLRRYLKADYNPDKDFLPPDLAKAAEAQLKARP, from the coding sequence ATGCTGCGCAAACTCTCACTGGCTGTTGCCGTGTCTTGTGCGTCCAACGCAATGGCTTGGGCAGCAGAAGCGCCCTTGTCGACCAAAACCGATCTGGTCAGCGTCTATCAGGAGGCGGTCGACAACAACGCCGACCTCGCCGCCGCCCGCGCCCAGTACGGCGCGCAGAAAGAAGTGGTGCCGCAGGCGCGTGCCGGGCTGCTGCCGAATTTGTCCGGCGGTGCCGAAGTGGCCAATGTACGGACGTCGATCGATCAGCCTTCGGCCACGGCCAATCGCAGCGCTCACTCGTATCAGGCGACCCTCGCCCAACCATTGTTCCGCGCCGATCGCTGGTTCCAGTACCAGGCCGCCAAAGACGTCAATGAGCAAGCCGCGCTGCAACTGTCGGCGACTGAGCAGAACCTGATCCTGCAATCGGCCGAAAGCTATTTCAACGTGCTGCGCAGCCAGGACAACCTCGCGTCGACCAAGGCCGAAGAAGCGGCGTTCAAGCGCCAGCTCGACCAATCCAACGAACGCTTCGACGTCGGCCTGTCGGACAAGACTGACGTGCTGCAATCGCAAGCCAGTTACGACACCGCACGGGCCAACCGCATCGTTGCGCAACGCCAGGTCGACGATGCATTCGAAGCGCTGATTACCCTGACCAACCGTCAGTACAACTCGATTCAAGGCATCGTCCACACGTTGCCGATCCTGCCACCGGCGCCGAACGATGCGAAATCCTGGGTCGACACGGCGGCGCGGCAGAACCTCAATCTGCTCGCCAGCAACTACGCGGTCAGCTCTGCCGAGCAAACGCTCAAGCAACGCAAGGCCGGCCACTTGCCGACCCTCGATGCCGTGGCCAAATACGAAAAGGGTGACAACGACGCCCTCGGCTTTTCCAACCCGAACGCTTTTGGCGTGCCGTACCGTGACAACGTCGAGCAGAGCACGGTCGGTCTGCAACTGAATATCCCGATCTACAGCGGCGGACTGACCAGCTCGCAAGTGCGTCAGTCGTATGAGCAACTGAATCAGAGCGAACAACAGCGCGAATCGCTGCGTCGACAGATCGTCGAAAACACCCGCAACCTGCACCGCGCAGTGAACACCGATGTCGAGCAAGTGCAGGCGCGCCGCCAGTCGATCATCTCCAACCAGAGCGCGGTGGAAGCCACGGAAATCGGTTATCAGGTCGGCACGCGCAACATCGTTGACGTGCTCGATGCGCAGCGTCAGCTGTACACCTCGGTGCGCAACTACAACAACACGCGTTATGACTACATCCTCGACAACCTGCGTCTGAAGCAGGCGGCGGGAACGCTGAATCCGGGTGATCTGGAAGATCTGCGGCGCTATCTGAAGGCTGACTACAACCCGGACAAGGATTTCCTCCCGCCGGATCTGGCCAAGGCTGCCGAGGCGCAGCTAAAAGCCCGGCCCTAA